Genomic segment of Deltaproteobacteria bacterium:
GAGCTGGTGTCGGGAGCGGAGGCCGCGCTGGCCCGGATGGCGGGGGAGGGGTGATGTTCCGGATCATTCCGCGGGACCAGGAGTTCTTCGTTCTCTTCCAGAAGGCTTCGGAGAACATCGTCGACGGGGCGGTGCGGCTCAAGGACCTCCTCGAGCAGTTCGACGATCTCCGCGAGAGGGTCCGGAGGATCGAGGAGGTCGAGCACAAGGGCGACACCCTCACCCACGAGATCGTCAAGAAGCTGAACACCTCCTTCGTCACCCCGATCGACCGCGAGGACATCCTCGCGCTGGCGTCCTCCCTGGACGACGTGATCGACCTGATCGAGGCGGCGGCCACGCGGCTGCTGCTCTACAAGGTCACCGAGGCCACGCCGCACGCCAAGGAGCTGGGGTTCCTGATCCTCAAGTGCGTGCAGGAGCTGCACAAGGGGATCACGCACCTGCCGTCGTCGAAGGGACGGGACCACGTCTACGAGCATTGCGTCGAGGTCAACTCCCTCGAGAACGAGGCGGACCGGGTCTGCCGGGACGCGATCGCCTACCTGTTCGAGCACGAGAAGGACCCCGTGTTCATCCTGAAGTGGAAGGAGATCTACGAGACGCTCGAGACGGCCACCGACCGGTGCGAGGACGCGGCGAACGTGCTGGAAGGCGTCGCGCTGAAGAATGCCTGAAGGACCGGTCCTGCTGCTGGGGCTGGTGATCGTCGCCGCCCTGGCCTTCGACTTCATCAACGGCTTCCACGACACGGCGAACGCCATCGCCACCTGCATCTCCACCCGCGCACTCTCCATCCGCAACGCCATCGTCATGGCGGCGGGGTTGAACTTCGTGGGGGCGTTCATCTCCACACACGTCGCGACCACCATCGGGAAGGGGATCGTCGAGCCGACCCACGTCACCCAGATCGTCGTCCTGTCGGCGCTCGCGGGGGCGATCTTCTGGGACCTCCTCACCTGGCACTACGGGATCCCCGCCTCCTCCTCCCACGCGATCATCGGGGGGCTGATCGGCTCGGTGATCGCCGCGGAGGGGACCAGCCCGCTCAAGTGGAGCGGGA
This window contains:
- a CDS encoding DUF47 domain-containing protein, which encodes MFRIIPRDQEFFVLFQKASENIVDGAVRLKDLLEQFDDLRERVRRIEEVEHKGDTLTHEIVKKLNTSFVTPIDREDILALASSLDDVIDLIEAAATRLLLYKVTEATPHAKELGFLILKCVQELHKGITHLPSSKGRDHVYEHCVEVNSLENEADRVCRDAIAYLFEHEKDPVFILKWKEIYETLETATDRCEDAANVLEGVALKNA